In Callospermophilus lateralis isolate mCalLat2 chromosome 4, mCalLat2.hap1, whole genome shotgun sequence, one genomic interval encodes:
- the LOC143641634 gene encoding killer cell lectin-like receptor subfamily B member 1, whose amino-acid sequence MKSSLGIGRRFKEQQSPLHGKEQNYGTVEPNCGTKGPSLEGSWSQSATDRQVVYADLSLSRGQAPESSLPLSDPQDVSQGLPWHRLAWKLGCAGKILFLSVIGLRVLEILCQLQCPKHWLQLQDKCLTFSGSSKTWNDSLADCSQGEFSLLLIQDQEELKIPNSERGFSFFPRITNFCENKGNSCASISKMKVFSEICNSENKWICEKKLKPFRNIVSWL is encoded by the exons ATGAAATCCAGCCTAGGGATAGGGAGGCGATTTAAGGAACAGCAGAGCCCTTTACATGGCAAAGAGCAAAACTATGGAACTGTTGAACCCAACTGTGGAACCAAAGGCCCTTCCTTGGAAGGCTCCTGGTCACAG TCTGCAACTGACAGACAGGTGGTATATGCTGATTTAAGCTTATCCAGGGGCCAAGCCCCTGAAAGTTCTTTACCTCTGTCTGATCCCCAAG ATGTCTCTCAGGGTCTACCTTGGCACCGACTGGCTTGGAAACTTGGCTGTGCTGGGAAAATTCTTTTCCTGAGTGTGATTGGGTTGCGTGTTCTAG AGATACTATGTCAGTTACAGTGCCCTAAACATTGGCTTCAGCTCCAAGATAAATGCTTGACTTTTTCTGGTTCTTCCAAAACTTGGAATGACAGTCTAGCTGACTGCTCCCAAGGAGAATTCAGTTTGCTGCTCATCCAAGATCAGGAAGAATTG AAAATCCCAAACAGTGAgagaggtttttctttttttcctcggaTTACAAATTTTtgtgaaaataaaggaaacagCTGTGCTTCTATCTCAAAGATGAAAGTATTTTCTGAGATCTGTAATTCAGAAAACAAATGGATCTGTGAAAAGAAACTAAAACCTTTCAGAAATATAGTATCTTGGCTATGA